Genomic window (Streptomyces sp. NBC_00078):
GGCCTCCACCGGAGGGGGCACCGGCACCGAGGGCACCGCCCGGAGCACCACCGCCCAGCGCACCTGCGCCGAGGGGGCCACCGGGGGCACCGGCCTGGCGTCGTGCCGCGGCCACACCGGCGGCGGCCTGAGCGGCGGCCGGACCGCCGCTCACAGGGGCGCCCTGACCGGTCTTGGGCTGCGGCTTCTTGCCGCCCTGGGCGACATCGACGGGCAGCATGACCAGCGCGGTCGTACCACCGGAGTCGGAGGGGCGCAGCTGGATGCGGATGCCATGGCGCTGCGACAGGCGACCGACCACGAACAGACCCATGCGGCGGGAGACGGAGACGTCCACGGTGGGCGGCGAGGCGAGCCGCTCGTTGATCGCCGCGAGGTCCTCCGGGGAGAGGCCGATGCCGGTGTCGTGGATCTCGATCAGGACGCGGCCGTCGGGCAGCGCGTGACCGGTGACCTTGACCTTGGTCTGCGGCGAGGAGAACGAGGTCGCGTTCTCGAGCAGCTCGGCGAGCAGGTGCACGAGGTCGTTGACGACCCGGCCGGCCACTTCGGTGGTCGGCACGGAGGAAAGCTCGATGCGCTCGTACTGCTCCACCTCGGACGCGGCGGCACGGAGCACGTCGACCAGCGGGACCGGGCGGGTCCAGCGGCGGCCGGGCTCTTCACCCGCGAGGACGAGGAGGTTCTCACCGTTACGGCGCATGCGCGTCGCGAGGTGGTCGAGCTTGAACAGCGAGGACAGCTGGTCCGGGTCGGCCTCGCGGGACTCCAGTTCGGAGATGAGCGAGAGCTGACGCTGGATGAGGCCCTGGGAGCGGCGCGAGAGGTTGGTGAACATCGCGTTGACGTTGCCCCGCAGCAGGGCCTGCTCGGCGGCGAGCCGGACCGCCTCGCGGTGCACGTCGTCGAAGGCCGCGGCCACCTGGCCGATCTCGTCCTTGGAGTGCACACCGACCGACTCGACGGAGGTGTCGACGTCCTGCGGGTCCGACTCGGACAACTGCTTGACCAGCTCGGGCAGCCGGTCCTGGGCGACCTTGGTGGCGGTCTCCTGCAGCCGGCGCAGCGAGCGGATCATCGACCGGGCCACCACGAAGGCGCCGACGAGCGAGACACCGAGGACGAGCAGGATCAGCGCACCGGAGATGATCGCCTCGCGCTCGGAGGCGGAGCGCAGCTCGCGGGCCTTCTGCTCCATGTCCTCGAGCAGCGTGTGCTCGATCTTCTTCATCTGCTCGATCTTGGTCGAGCTGTCGTCCACCCAGTCCTGGTACGACCGCTTCGGCAGGTCGGACAGGCCGTCCGTGGAGGCGAGCGCGCGGCCGGCGTACTTGTCGGTGGCCGTGATCGTCGCGTTGTTCTCCTCGATGGGCTTGAGGAGGGCGACCGCCGAGTCCGTGCCGTAGATGCTCTTGAAGCTGCGCAGTTCGGAGCCCTGGCTCTGCAGTGCCGACTCCGCGTACAGCCGGTCGTTCTCCGAGAGCTTGCCGACGGAGGTGTTGTTCGCGGGAAGCGCCGCCGCGAGGACCGCGCGCTGCACGGACGCGTACTCCTTGGCGGAGGAGAACGCGGCCAGCGAGCGGGTGCGCTGGATCATCTCGGGGTTGCTGGTGGCCTCCGCCATGTCCTGCGAGAGGTCCAGCAGGTGCGTGATGAGGCGGTGGTAGGACTCGACGGTCTGGGACGAGTTGAGCTGCGTCTCGTAGGCGCCGGCCCGGACCTTCTCCAGCGAGCCCAGGTCGCTGACGACGCTGACGAGGCTCTCGCGCACACCCTGGAGGTGGGTGTCCTCGCCGGAGACGTCGACCTGTTCGGCGGCGTCCTTGAAGTTCTGCTCGGCCCGGTCCGTCTTGTCGCGGTAGCCCTTGACCGTGTAGGCGCTGCCGTTCGAGCCGTGCGCCAGCGGGCCGGCGGACTGGTCGCGCTCCTCCTGGAGCGCGGCGGCCAGCTCGGTGGCCTGCTTGGTCATGTCCGTCAGCAGCTTCATGTTGTCGAGCTGCTGGATGTCATTCATGTTGTCGCTGATGCGCAGGGCGCCCAGCGAGGTCGCCGCCACCACGGGGAGCGCGAGCAGCGACACCAGGCGCGTGGAGATGCGCCAGTTGCGCAGCGCGACGCGCGATCCGGGGCCGCCCGGGCCCTTCGGCGGCTTGACCGGCGGGGGAGTGGTGCCGGAGGACCCGGAAGGTCCGGACGCGCCGGGGCGCCCGGAGCGCTCACCGCCGTCGCCGGACGCCAGGCCCTGGTTCTGGGCGTGCTGGGGCGAGGAACTGCCGGCATTGGGGCCAGTCCCGCCGTGCGGCTCCGGCTCCGCCGAAGCACTGCCATCCCTCTTGAAACGTCCCTGCACTAGCGTCGCAACCTCTGGACCAGGCGCCCCTCCGCGTGAACGGAAAGACACGGTGTCGGCGTTTTGGAGAGCGCCCTGAACGCGCCCCCCAGTTGGTCGTGAGTGACCGGAGCTGGCTCCCCCTTCTTGCCGTCACGCGGCGCTCGTCGCGCCCCCTGTGCGCCGGCTCGATCCCGCGGCGGTCCGTGGCATTCCAGCACAGAGCAGGATCTCCAACAAGGTTCGAGGGTCATGCCGTGACGTACGTGACAGCACGTGAGTACCGAGTCACCAGCCGTAGAAGGAGATCACCCGCATAACGGACGTATGCCCGCGAGTTGCACGGGATCGGACGTTGTCCCAGTCGACATGATCAGGAGCGGAATGATGGCTTCAGGGGGCCAATGTCCGTTTCGTTGGGGTGGATTGTGGGCCTGAATTGACCGATTTGCCCGCCACTCCGTGAGCAAACTCACATGCTGATCAAGGGGTCTCCCCGTCTCCGGATGGGAATTGCATGTTTAGTCTGGCGCTTTACAAGACGTAACGTTTTGACAACCGCGCTCGCGCCGAGGGCCCTTTCGGTCTGGCCGGACGCCCCTAGACGACAAGGTCACGTTCAACAGTGAAGACGACGATGATGTTCCGCAACATAGCCAACCCGCAGCGCACCACGCTGGCGCACCTCGAGGACGCCGACGCACTGCAGGCCCCGCAGCAGCCGGAGCACTCCGTCGACCTCCCGGCCCAGACGGCCAACCCGCGACGCACCATTCTGATGGATCTGCCGGCGGGTGCAGCGGCGGCCTCTGCGGCCGAGTAGCACGGCCGGGGCGGTCATGCTCCGCCTGTCAACTTCCTGGCCGCCTCCACCTTTTCCCGGTGCAGCTCCTTCAGCCGCTGCAGCACCTTGGTGTGCTTCCGGATCATTCCCTTCTGGATCCGTGTCTCGGTATCCAGCCAGGACTCCAGGAGATTCGTACTCCGCTTGCACGTCACATCGGCAGCGGCCGTCTTCCTCTCCTTCTCCGTCACTTCCCCCTGGGTGAACGCGGGCGTGCGGAACGGGTCCATCGGAGAGGCGTAGTCGTACCCCTTCTCCTTCATGCAGGCGGACCAGCGGGTGAAGAGGGACTTGATGTCGGAGTCCCGCATGGAATCCTTGTAGCTGTCGGTGGAGATGTTGCTGGCCGCCGTCACTCCCGCCGGGTACGCGTAGGGTTCGGCGAACTTCTTGATGGACGACCCCAGGCAGCCCGTGTCCGGCACTGCCTTTCCCCGGTACTCCAGTCTGCCGTTCTTCTCTCCCGGGATTTCCCTGCTTCGCGATCCGTAGAGGACTTTCTTCTGGTCCGCGGTGAGTTTCGGCTCCGGCTCGGGCGGCTGCGGTGGAAGCCGGTATCCGTAGCGGTTCGCGTCGTCCATGTCCGACAGTCCGTAGCGCCGGTCGGAGATGGCTGCCGGTGCCGATTTCCCGGGCGGCCGGTAGGGAAGTCCGAAGTTCCTCATGCAGTCCCGCGCCATCACCTGCTGGGCGCTTTCGATGACCTCGTATTCGGCGTCGCTGTAGCTGTACGCCGCGATCGGCAACCGGTAGGTGTAGTCGGCCCGTCCGGGCGTCGCGCCGCCGGTGGGCGGCTCCGGTGCCCCGGAGGCGGTGACCGGGCCCCGTCCCGTGGAGTCGTGGGAGGCGCAGCCCGTCAGCAGGGCAAGGCAGAAGGGGAGGGCGAGGGACAGGGCGGGGATCGCCGAACGCTTCATGATTCCAAACGCCTCTGGGATGCCTCTGAGGGATAACTCCGGGGGAGCCCCGCGCGGGGCCGGGCGCCCTGCGCGGGGTGGATGCCGTTCGTCAGTGGCGCCGTTGCCGTAGCCCTAGTTCCACTTGTAACAGTTGGTGCCGCTCCGGGCGAAGCCCATGGAAGCGTTCTCGTTGTAGGTGTTGTGCAGTCGGTCGGCGGCCGTGAGCGGGGCGAATGTGTCGCAGGCGCCGGAATAACCGCTGTTGAAGAAGACCGTTGCGATGTTGTCGATGCTCTGGTTGCTGAACGAAGCCGCGTTGTTCTTCACAGCCACGCCCTTACCGGCTCCCGAAGTCAGAAAGGTGTAGCCGGCGAGATTGGACACGCTGGTGCCTCTGAACGCGGTGAACGAACCTGACAGTCCACTGTTGTAGAAGAAGACTCCGCAGTTCTTCTGCGAGTCAAGGCAGTACGGTCCTGCGTCGGCGTGTGCCAGGGGTGCCATGCCCAATACAGCGGCGGCCGTGGCGGGAATCGCCACAGCCAGGGCACGGAACTTTCGAGATACCTTCATGGGGTCCTCCCCGTTGCGAACTCGGTGGTTTTAGCGGCGATCAGCCTATGGCGCGCCCATGCCCGAATCAATAGATTTCACAGTCGCGAGATCATTCTCTGCTGAAATGCCCCGTTGTAGGCATTTTCCGGAATTCGATATTCCGTTAAGGCGGCTTCTCCGGCCGAAAGGGATTGCCTTTCTGGCCGGAAAGGGGCTGCACAGTGCGCGGGGCCAGCCGAACGGCACACGGCCCGACCGGTTAACCTGGGGCGTCAGTACGCCGGTTCTCAGTGAGGGGCGCAGGATCCCGTGCGCATCGCCAGATTCTCCATCGACGGGAACGTCGCCTTCGGCGCGGTCGAGGGCGACAAGCCGGACGAGCTCGTCCTCGACATCATCAAGGGCATCCCGTTCGCGGACTTCGAGCTCTCCGGTACGAAGGTTCCGCTGAGCAAGGTCCGGCTGCTGCCGCCGGTGCTCCCCAACAAGGTCGTGGCCTTCGGCCGCAACTACGCGGAGCACGCGCGCGAGCTGGGCCACGAGGTGCCCGACGCCCCGTTCGCCTTCTTCAAGCCCTCCACCTCGGTGATCGGCCCCGGCGACGAGATCCAGTACCCGCCCTTCACCGAGGACCTGCACCACGAGGCCGAGCTGGCCGTGGTCATCGGCCGCATGTGCCGAGAGGTCCCGCGCGAGCGCGTCAAGGACGTCGTCCTCGGCTACACCTGCGCCAACGACATCACCGCGCGCGACGTCCAGAAGCGCGAGAAGCAGTGGGCGCGGGCCAAGGGCTTCGACACCTCCTGCCCCCTGGGCCCGTGGGTGGAGACAGGCCTCGACATCGCTGCCGCGAGCGACCTGACCATCCAGCTCACGGTCAACGGCGAGCAACGCCAGCTCGGCCGCACCAGCGAGATGATCCACTCGATCGAGGACCTGATCGTCAACATCTCCGAGGCCATGACGCTGCTCCCCGGCGACGTGATCCTCACGGGCACCCCGGCAGGCGTCGGACCGCTCACCGTCGGCGACGAGGTCGCCGTCACCATCGAAGGCATCGGCACTCTCACCAACAAGGTTGTCAAGCGTGGCTAGCGCACCCGGCTCCCCAGTTCGCGTCCGTTTCTGTCCGTCGCCCACCGGTAACCCCCACGTGGGCCTGGTGCGCACCGCCCTGTTCAACTGGGCGTTCGCCCGGCACCACCAGGGCACGCTCGTCTTCCGCATCGAGGACACCGACGCGGCCCGCGACTCCGAGGAGTCGTACGGCCAGCTGCTCGACGCGATGCGCTGGCTGGGCTTCGACTGGGACGAGGGCCCCGAGGTGGGCGGCCCGCACGCGCCGTACCGTCAGTCGCAGCGCATGGACCTGTACAAGGGCATCGCGGGCAAGCTCCTGGAAGCGGGTCACGCGTACCACTGCTACTGCTCCCAGGAGGAGCTGGACACCCGCCGCGAGGCCGCCCGCGCCGCAGGCAAGCCGTCCGGCTACGACGGCCACTGCCGTGACCTGAGCGCCGGGCAGACCGAGGAGTACAAGGCCCAGGGCCGTACCCCGATCGTCCGCTTCCGCATGCCCGACGAGACGATCACCTTCACCGACCTGGTCCGCGGCGAGCTGACGTTCACCCCGGAGAACGTGCCGGACTACGGCATCGTCCGCGCGAACGGCGCCCCGCTGTACACCCTCGTCAACCCGGTCGACGACGCCCTGATGGAGATCACCCACGTCCTGCGCGGCGAGGACCTGCTCTCCTCCACCCCGCGCCAGATCGCGCTCTACAAGGCGCTGACCGAGCTGGGAATCGCCAAGAGCACCCCTCGCTTCGGCCACCTGCCGTACGTGATGGGCGAGGGCAACAAGAAGCTCTCCAAGCGTGACCCGCAGTCGTCGCTGAACCTCTACCGCGAGCGCGGCTTCCTCCCCGAGGGCCTGCTCAACTACCTCTCGCTGCTTGGCTGGTCGCTCTCGGCGGACCAGGACATCTTCGCGATGGACGAGATGGTGGCGGCCTTCGACATCGCGGACGTCAACCCCAACCCGGCCCGCTTCGACCTCAAGAAGTGCGAGGCGATCAACGCCGACCACATCCGTCTGCTGGATGTGAAGGACTTCACCGAGCGCTGCGCACCGTGGCTGCGGGCGCCGTTCGCCCCCTGGGCGCCGGAGGACTTCGACGAGGCCAAGTGGCAGGCGGTCGCCCCGCACGCCCAGACCCGTCTGAAGGTCCTGTCGGAGATCACGGACAACGTCGACTTCCTGTTCCTGCCGGAGCCGGTCGAGGACGAGGCGAGCTGGCAGAAGGCGATGAAGGAGGGCTCGGACGACCTGCTCCGTACGGCCCGCGAGAAGCTCGATTCGGCCGACTGGACCTCCGCCGAGTCACTGAAGGAGGCCGTCCTGGCCGCCGGCGAGGCCCACGGCCTCAAGCTCGGCAAGGCCCAGGCCCCGGTCCGTGTCGCCGTCACCGGCCGCACGGTCGGCCTGCCCCTCTTCGAGTCCCTGGAGATCCTGGGCAAGGAGAAGACCCTGTCCCGTATCGACGGGGCACTGGCGAAGCTCACAGCCTGACACCTACGGTCGGATCATGAGCATTCGCGCCGTGGTCTGGGACGTCGACGACACCCTGTTCGACTACACGACCGCGGACCGGGTGGGCATGCGGGGCCATCTCGCCGCCGAGGGCCTGCTGGACGGTTACGACACCGTGGAGCAGGCCCTCGCACGGTGGCGGGCGATCACCGACCGGCAGTGGGCGCGCTTCTCGGCGGGCGAGGTGACCTTCGACGGCCAGCGCCGCGACCGCGTACGGGTGTTCCTGGGCGAGCAGCTGAGCGACGACGAGGCCGACGCGTGGTTCGCGCGCTACCGGACGCACTACGAGGCCGCCTGGGCCCTCTTCCCGGACGTCCTGCCCGCTCTGGACGCCCTCGCGGTCAGCCACCGCCACGCCGTCCTGTCCAATTCCAGCATCCACGTCCAGGACCACAAGCTGCGCTCGCTCGGCGTGCACCACCGTTTCGAGGTCGTCCTGTGCGCCGCCGAACTCGGCGTCTCCAAGCCCGAGGCCGGTGCCTTCCTGGCCGTCTGCGAGGCCCTGGAACTCGCCCCGCACCACGTGGCGTACGTAGGCGACCACCCGGAGATCGACGGGCGCGGTGCCGCCGAAGCAGGGCTGCTGTCGGTCTGGATCGACCGCGGCGGCGCGCACACCGGCGGTGGCCGGCGCACCGGCGGCGGCGCGCTCGGGCGCCCGCACCGGATCGCCTCCCTCGCCGAACTTCCCACCGTCCTCGGCGCCGATACCCGTTTTGGAGCCCCGTCCACCTTCAGGTAATGTTCTTCCTGCGCCGCCGGAGAGCGGGCCGAGAGGCCGGGAACCGGAGGAGCGAACTAGAACAAGATCCCCACAGGGGCTTGCGTTCCAGTGGCCTATGGTGTAATTGGCAGCACGACTGATTCTGGTTCAGTTAGTCTTGGTTCGAGTCCAGGTAGGCCAGCTCGCAGAGCTCATCTGCAAAGGCGGAGGTCAACTCCGCGAAGCCCCCGTTGTGTAGCGGCCTAGCACGCTGCCCTCTCACGGCAGTAGCGCCGGTTCGAATCCGGTCGGGGGTACTGATCTCGATCAACTCGGGATCGCTGGGGCCCCCGTTGTGTAGCGGCCTAGCACGCCGCCCTCTCAAGGCGGTAGCGCCGGTTCGAATCCGGTCGGGGGTACGCAAAACTCAATACCATATTGGTCTATGGTGTAATTGGCAACACTACGGTTTCTGGTACCGTCATTCTTGGTTCGAGTCCAGGTAGACCAGCTCGGATCTGCGGAAACGTCAGATCCTCGCCCCCGTTGTGTAGCGGCCTAGCACGCCGCCCTCTCAAGGCGGTAGCGCCGGTTCGAATCCGGTCGGGGGTACAACAGGAAGGCCCTTCGCTTCGGCGGGGGGCCTTCTTCGTGTCCGGCGGCGGCTAACCGAAGCCGTACCGCCGCGTCGTCTCCTCCTCCTGGGCCAGCCGCCGCAGCGCCTGCAGCATCGGCTCGGTGAGTACGGCACCGAGCACAGCCGTCTCCACCCTCTCCGCCTCGGACGGGTGTGTCTTCACGAAGTCCAGGTCGAGTTTCGCGGTCTCGTGCATCAACGTCCCGTACGACATGAGGAGTTCGGCGCCCCATTCGTAGCCGAGCCGGCGGAACGCGGCCACCGCCACCACCAGTGAGCGGTAGGCGGGGGAGATGGTCGCCCCTCCTTGGGAAGCGCCACTATCCAAGCACCGTCCAAGGGGATAGTGCTGCTATCCCATACGGAAGAGGGGTCACCATGTTCGCGAAACCGGTACCGGGCCGTACGACCGCGGATGCCGAAGGCGATGTGGTGGTCCTGCTCATCGGGATACGGGTCAACCACTTCTGGGCGGTGCACCAGTGGCTGCCGGTCATGCTGTCGATGTTCCGCATGCTGGGGGTGCTTGCGCGGGACGCTGACCGGGGGCTGCTGGCGCGCGTCGTGCTGACGGCCTCGCCGCGGACGTACTACCTCGTGCAGTACTGGGAGAGCAAGGAGGAGCTCTACGCGTACGCCGCCTCGCCGGACATGTTCCACCACCGCGTGTGGGGGATCGTCAACCGCAAGGAGCGGGCGGGGAAGGTGCGCGGACGCGTGGGGGTGTGGCACGAGGCGTACGTGGTGCCCGAGGGATCGTACGAGTCGATCTACTTCGACATGCCGGCCGTCGGCCTCGCGGGCGCGCACGGGCAGGTGCCACTGGAGAAGCGCGGGAGGTATGCCGAGGACCGGTTCGCGCACCGGTCGGCAGGGGCGGCCCGGAAGGCCGGCCGACCAGGGGGACCGGGGAGGGTCTGCCGCGGCGTCGGGGGCGGGCCCTCCTCGGATGTGCCCGAAGGGATCCGGCGCCGGTCAGCCGGTGCGGCGCAGGGCCTCGGAGAGGCGGCCCGCGGCGTCGATGACGGCCTGGGCGTGCATACGGCCAGGGTGGCGCGTCAGGCGCTCGATGGGTCCGGAGACCGAGACGGCGGCCACCACGCGGTTGGAGGGGCCCCGGACGGGCGCGGAGACGGAGGCGACGCCCGGCTCCCGCTCGCCGATGGACTGGGCCCAGCCGCGGCGTCGTACGCCCGAGAGTGCGGTGGCGGTGAAGCGGGCGCCCTGCAGGCCCCGGTGCAGGCGCTCCGGCTCTTCCCAGGCCATCAGGATCTGCGCCGAGGAGCCGGCCTTCATCGTGAGCGTCGAGCCGACCGGGACCGTGTCCCGAAGGCCGGACAGGCGCTCCGCCGCGGCGACGCAGATGCGCATGTCTCCCTGGCGGCGGTAGAGCTGTGCGCTCTCGCCCGTGATGTCCCGCAGGTGCGTCAGCACCGGGCCCGCGGTCGCGAGGAGGCGGTCCTCGCCCGCCGCCGCTGCCAGCTCTGCCAGCCGGGGGCCGAGGATGAAACGGCCCTGCATGTCACGTGCCACCATACGGTGGTGCTCCAGGGCCACGGCCAGTCTGTGGGCCGTCGGTCGTGCCAGTCCGGTGGCCGCCACCAGTCCCGCGAGGGTGGCCGGCCCGGACTCCAGGGCGCTGAGGACAAGGGCTGCCTTGTCCAGAACGCCCACGCCGCTGCTGTTGTCCATGAAACGATACTCACGTCTCACTCTGTGAAACGCAAGTTCCTTTTTCCGTGAGACGCGCAACCCTTGTATGCACGGCGGCCCGCAGACCGAACGGGCCGGATGACGGATGCCCGTGAACAGGGGCCGGGTGCCGTCTCCTCAAGATCTCTAGTTGGGCCGGTGGACGTTTGCCGGCCGGAGGGAAAGCGATGGGTAGGACACTCGCGGAGAAGGTCTGGGACGACCACGTCGTCCGGCGCGCCGAGGGCGAGCCCGACCTCCTCTTCATCGATCTCCACCTCCTGCACGAGGTGACCAGCCCGCAGGCCTTCGACGGTCTCCGTCAGGCGGGGCGTCCCGTGCGGCGTCTCGACCTCACCATCGCCACCGAGGATCACAACACCCCGACCCTCGACATCGACAAGCCGATCGCGGACCCGGTCTCCCGGGTCCAGCTGGAGACGCTGCGCAAGAACGCCGCCGAGTTCGGTGTGCGCCTGCACTCGCTCGGCGATGTCGAGCAGGGCGTCGTGCACGTGGTCGGCCCGCAGCTGGGCCTGACCCAGCCCGGTACGACGGTCGTGTGCGGTGACTCCCACACCTCCACGCACGGTGCCTTCGGCGCGCTGGCGTTCGGCATCGGCACCTCGCAGGTCGAGCACGTGCTGGCCACCCAGACGCTGCCGCTGGCCCGCCCCAAGACCATGGCGATCACGGTCGACGGCGAGCTGCCCGAGGGCGTCACGGCCAAGGACCTGATCCTGGCGATCATCGCCAAGATCGGTACGGGCGGCGGCCAGGGCTACATCCTGGAATACCGCGGCTCCGCCATCGCGAAGCTCTCGATGGAAGCCCGGATGACCATCTGCAACATGTCGATCGAGGCCGGCGCCCGCGCGGGCATGATCGCCCCCGACGAGACGACCTTCGAGTACATCAAGGGCCGTGCCCACGCTCCCGAGGGCGAGGACTGGGACGCCGCCGTCGAGTACTGGAAGACGCTGAAGACGGACGAGGGCGCAGAGTTCGACGCCGAGGTCGTCATCGACGCCGCGTCGCTGTCGCCGTTCGTCACCTGGGGCACCAACCCCGGTCAGGGCGCGCCGCTTTCGGCCCACGTCCCCGACCCTGCTTCGTACGAAGACGCTTCGGAGCGCCACGCCGCCGAAAAGGCCCTGGAATACATGGGGTTGGAGGCCGGACAGGCACTGCGCTCCATCAAGGTGGACACCGTCTTCGTAGGTTCCTGCACCAATGGCCGTATCGAGGACCTGCGCGCCGCAGCCGAGCTCGTGAAGGGCCGCAAAGTCGCCGACGGCGTACGGATGCTGGTCGTCCCGGGCTCCGCCCGGGTGGGTCTGCAGGCCGTCTCCGAGGGCCTGGACGTCGTCTTCAAGGAGGCCGGCGCCGAATGGCGGCACGCGGGCTGCTCGATGTGCCTGGGCATGAACCCGGACCAGCTGGCCCCGGGTGAGCGCTCCGCGTCCACCTCCAACCGCAACTTCGAGGGCAGGCAGGGCAAGGGCGGCCGTACGCACCTGGTCTCGCCGCAGGTCGCCGCCGCGACGGCGGTCCTGGGCCACCTGGCCTCCCCGGCCGACCTGTCCGACGCCGAGACCCGTACGCCCGCTGGAGTCTGAGAGACATGGAAGCATTCACCACGCACACCGGGCGGGCCGTCCCGCTGCGCCGCTCCAACGTCGACACCGACCAGATCATCCCTGCTCACTGGCTCAAGAAGGTCACGCGGGACGGTTTCGAGGACGGGCTGTTCGAGGCCTGGCGCAAGGACGAGAACTTCATCCTCAACCGCCCCGAGCGGCAGGGCGCCACGGTTTTGGTCGCCGGCCCCGACTTCGGCACCGGCTCCTCCCGTGAGCACGCCGTCTGGGCGCTGCAGAACTACGGCTTCAAAACCGTGATCTCCTCTCGCTTCGCCGACATCTTCCGCGGCAACTCGTTGAAGAACGGCCTGCTCACGGTGGTCCTGGACCAGAAGATCGTGGACGCGCTGCAGGAACTCACCGAGAAGGACCCGCAGGCCGAGATCACCGTCGACCTTCAGGCCCGCGAGGTGCGCGCCGAGGGCATCACCGCCTCCTTCGAGCTGGACGAGAACTCCCGCTGGCGGCTGCTGAACGGGCTGGACGACATCTCCATCACCCTCCAGAACGAGGCGGACATCGCGACGTACGAGGCCAAGCGCCCCTCGTACAAGCCGCGGACGCTCAAGGTCTGACCCGGACCCGGCCAGGAGAGCCGGGACGCGACGGGTTTCGGCCACCGGAAGACCCCCTCTGTACCCCCGATCAGCCCGATCGGGGGTACAGCTGTGTCTGGGTCCGAGCAGCCTCGTGAGCCTGCGCGGCTGTCGCCAACTTCCCACGTTAGGGCGGTTGTTGCCGGGGTAGCCGGGTCCTGTAGGCGCGACTTCCGCC
Coding sequences:
- the leuD gene encoding 3-isopropylmalate dehydratase small subunit encodes the protein MEAFTTHTGRAVPLRRSNVDTDQIIPAHWLKKVTRDGFEDGLFEAWRKDENFILNRPERQGATVLVAGPDFGTGSSREHAVWALQNYGFKTVISSRFADIFRGNSLKNGLLTVVLDQKIVDALQELTEKDPQAEITVDLQAREVRAEGITASFELDENSRWRLLNGLDDISITLQNEADIATYEAKRPSYKPRTLKV